In Euphorbia lathyris chromosome 10, ddEupLath1.1, whole genome shotgun sequence, the DNA window TTCAAGGTCACAGCATTGAAGATTTTGCCTTGTGACCATTCTGTGAAAGATTCTCCAGCAGGCCAGGTACAGCTGTTGCCTTATTAGTATGTACTCTTTTCTGGTTATGCGAATAGTGAATGATTTCGACTGCGATCTTTGCACTGATTATTTGGCAGAAAAAGGTGGAGACTGAATTTTCTGGGCTGCTTAATGTTGCAGAGCGGACTTCGGGTCTGTATTTCTCATATGACACCAATTTAACACTCAGGTGAAAAATCGATCTGCGTTGTTCATTTTCATCTATCTAGATTTGTGTAAGATCtccattttgttttaaattgttGTGGCAAACCTTAAGAACGTTCTTAGATGATCATATACCTATtgcattctttctcttttcttctttgttctcaaaaactagtaaacaaagaaaaattataGTAGAAGGAAAATTTTGTTGTAAGCATGTTTTGGCTAGACGAAAGACGTTTATTTCTTAATTACTTATAAGAACAAAAATACGGAAACTTATAGCAGTTTGCTGATTGAAAGATTAGTGAGAATCATACCTTCCTTCAGATTACTTTGACCCGGGTTGATATGTGGTTGCATAAACAGAGGTAACTATCAGGCATATAAGGTAATTATAAGCGTTTAACAGACAAAGCTTACTACATAATACATGGTTCATCTTTGTGGAAGCACATTTAAAGCTGGCTGCTGTAGTTTCATTTAAATTAGGAAAAAGATGCCTGTTTTATCTTGGACATATGCTCAAATTACGTTCCGCTAATTTTATTTATCGATGTTTTTCAATGTTATCTTGAAGGTGAGACTGCTTACAATTGTGCAAacttattctatttttgatcttttgatttttttttcaacgGATACAGTGCTCAGCGATTGCATGATCTGGGTGATGAATCTAAATTACTTCCTCTTTGGAGACAGGTAActctttaaatttaaattattgcaTTAATTTCTGGTTTCATAGCGAAAACGGAAAAATGAACCTTTTTCGTGTCCCTTCATTTAATAACTCTATTACTTGCACATATAGTCTCTTATGTCATGTTCTTTAAATATTTTCAATGTACGCTTTGGCTAAATTTCAAAGAGATTTAACGTTTTGCTTATGTCACCGAACTTTTGTTACAGGCAGAACCCAGGTTTCTTTGGAACAATTATATGTTGGAATTGCTTATAGATAACAAGGTGGAGTTCCTTTGGtgatatttgttattttatggTTCGGGTATTTTGTAGCTAAAAAGTTCTAATTATTTGTTGGATATCTTATCTGCAGCTCGATCCATATCTGCTTCCTGTTATCCAAGGGAGTATCCTTatcaatttcttttatttttttaaatgtttgaaATTAAAACAAGCTCATTTTAGCTATGAATTTCACACTGCCAATGTATTAGTGTCTTTCAATGTTGCACGGGAACAGAAACAGAAAATGTTTCGGTTGACACCGGGAAAagttatttctaagaaaatttAGCCAGGAAACGGTAATGGAAACTGAAAAGTAACGGACACGAAACGTGGAAACGCTagtgaagaagagtttccgtgcaacataggtgtCTTTCCATTTAAGTTCATCCTTAACTGATGCTTAGGCTTCCACAACTTCCAAGCTGCCATTGGGAAAGATATAATTGAGGTTACTCTGATTGCTAGGAGATGCACAAGGCGAAATGGTAACACGACATTCATTTAATCCTCCTtggactttttcttttttcttttttcagttCACAATTGTGTGTCCTAGTGAAAGggatttattttgcttttgaTTACATATGAATTGCTCAATTATTAACGTTATGTCCTAGTGGATTCTGAAGGAAGCATGATGAAAcaattgatttcaaatgttttGGTAGTAGCAGCTAAGCTGATATATCTACTAGTTTTTTCTTTAAACAATATAATGAGAATTTGCATCTCCCGGAAGGCACTCGCATGTGGAGGAGAGGAGCTGATGCTGATGGTTATGTTGCCAATTTTGTGGAAAGTGAGCAAATTGTACAGATGAATGGATATATAGCTTCCTTTGTCCAGGTAATGGTTAATGCATTAGATTGTGTTTCTGTATACGTTATTGAAATTGAGCCCGGAATCACTGTATCCTATGAGCTTTGACAATTTAAAAGAATTCTGGACAGGAATGGATATTGCTAAACGTAGAAATAAAAGAGAAATGTTTGCCTAAATATTCTGAAGTACCCGTTTTTGAAAAATAGATATCATCAATAGATTGAATAAGGCATTATTGAAATGCTTGCTATCTGTTTCAGGATTAGATAGTTCAATCGTGATAACTGTTGTTAGAATGGTACAGCTCTATTTCGAGCAGAATCTATAAGGCGAATCTAAATTATAACAGAACCTTATGATTCGCGATCTGAATCATACTATTAAATtcgattcagctctatttcgagCCGAATCTTCATCATAGTTTATCAAAAACTTCAATAACACTAACTACTAAACTCACTCTACTCTAGTCAGATTGTTATTTATCAAGTTATCAACTTAAACTAGTTCCATTCCATCATTATCAAgttgaaaacaaaaaaaaaaacagagtcAGGAACTCAAACACTCCATTTCCACTAAATTATTAAACAAAGTCCAATTTGTGAATTAGTTTGGTAGATATGATTTCTTTTTTGACATGAAAATTGCATTTCTAgactaatatttgataatattttgagttcaacatagtaatattttattttttataatattatgaatttaaaCCTCACTAGTCATGATTCACAAAATGAGAATTTTGATTCACGAGTCGAATCTCAATTTGACAACTATGATTAGTACCATCAATAAATTGAATAAGGCAGTATCAAAATGTTTGCTATCTGTTTTAGGATTAGATAGTTCAATCGTGATATACTTTAGAGCCTCAAGTTATTTATTGTTGAGACTCATGGACTCACAATAGTCTTGCATCATTTCTTCTTTTGATCCTTTTTAGGTTCGAGGGTCAATGCCATTTGTTTGGGAGCAGATTGTCGATTTGACATAtaagccaaagtttgagattgtcaGACCTGAGGATGCTGTGAGTGTTATTTGTTTCTCTAGACTTTTATTTGATTGCACATTGTTTAGTCATTGTTCGTTGAATTGACTGCTTTTCTTTACCATTTTTTTCAGCCTAAAGTAGCGGAGCGGCACTTTCTGGATTTGAGAAAAAAGTATGGAAGTGTCATTGCAGTTGATCTTGTCAACAAGGTGCGTTTAGCATTATCTCTTCGTACATTGAGAATTAAGAGATTTTATCTGCTTAATTATATGATTATGTCATCACTTCATTTTGGATGTTCATTCTTATATACTCCATTGCTCAAGTcggttttactttttttatatcattaaagTAGATAAACAGACTCATATAAGCTTGTAAGTTGTGAGCATCCTACTCATACTTGTATTTTTCCATACTCATGCATGTGGGGCTCTGTATATGAGACAAGGCACATATATATTTGGACCACTGTTATCAAGCTTGTATGAGTCGCGAGTCCAGTCGAGTCAGCTAGGTTTCAAATCGGTCCTGAATCAGGCGAATGGGGCGATTCAGCCAAGTCGGCTGAGTCTTGGTCATGGCTCATGATAAGTGGCAGAGGCAGAGTGGTGGTCTGGAGGTGATCTCAAGCAGCCCTCCGCCCAAAATACTCTGACCCCCAAACTGCGGCGAGGCCAGAAATCAGCGAGATTGGAGTTGATTTAGTCTTTCTAACAGGCTCATTATCGTTTGCTGTCCACAAATTCATCGTTGCTGTGAAGACAAAGGAAAGGAGAAATTCACTTGTTACAGAAATGGAAAGCAGAAATTAAGAAAAACTAGACTAAAAAGGAAACCATATTTCTTGAATGGAAAGCAGAAATTAATGGAGAAATTAAGGGTTGAATTTGAGGAGACAGAAAGTGGGTCGGCTAGGGTgtaaaaggaaagaaagtaaaaactaaaataagaaACTATAGGAATTAGAAAAGATAAACAAACATTGACATAATTTATTCATTGCTTTCAAGTTTCtttacttattttattttaatgataTCATGAATTTGAACCGAATCTTATGATTCAGTTCGATTCACAAAATGAGGATTTCAATTCACGAGTCGAATCCCGATTTGACAACTATGATTTGGGTTGCTATTTTGGGCTTATATTGCTTTGTTTTCTCACTTTTCAGCATGGTGGTGAAGGACATTTAAGTGCAAAATTTGCCGAAGTGATGCAGAATATTGCCAGTGATGATGTAAGGTAGAACCTTCTCCCATattctaatttcttattttggtTTTTAAAATGTTTTCTCATTTAATGCTAAAGAGCCACTGAATTTTGCAGATATTTGCACTTCGATTTTCATCAAATCTGTGGACATATTCACTTTGAGCGCCTTTCTATCCTGTATGAACAAATTGTGGATTTCCTTGAGAAATGCGGGTATGGCTTTCTTAGGTTCAACAGATGTTAGCCTTAAATTTTAcagtgaatatatatatatatatatatatatatatataggttacTTTGGCTTCAATGTTTTGATATCTGTTTTTGTATTCATAGGTACCTTTTGTTGAACGAAAAGGGTGAGAAAATGAAAGACCAAAGTGGGGTCGTGAGGACCAACTGTATTGATTGCTTGGACCGTACGAATGTCACTCAGGTATACCTTTTCCACTTACACATACTGCCCTTCTGGATTTTTGCAAATTAGAGCATCTCCCGTGGAGGGTGCTTGAAAGGGTACTTATGAGGTGGAGGGTGTTTGGAAGAGTGCATTTCCATTGGAGTAATAAGGGTTGCGATGTTGCCACTTTTTGGCACCCCTTAGGCgcatttttataataatatttatacttattatacataaaataatgatttgtgGGACTATAGTGGTAACTTTTAGAGTTGCTTAGCATTGGactattttcttaaaaaaaagttgccaaaagtgatgtggatgaaagagaaaataaaataatatattttaggaTGATGTGTTAGTTTTGGCAACTTTTGAGGTTGTTtgcattggagatgctcttagaagTCTGATTCTCTGGCATTATGTGATGCTGGGCGTGTATATGTTTGTATATGTCAATTAATTTGAGTGCTTATAAGCAAGAGATCACAATTTCGTTGGAAGTGCCTATTTCTGTCTTCTGACATATGTATGATTGtgtgacattttttttttgagatatCTCGATCAATATATTTATTAACTCTGGTTTTCTTTTTGCAAAGGAATTACATATGACAATGTGGAAATTGTAACTTGAAAAGTTAAGAATATTGTCATTGATGAAagtgttttttcctttttccaaaCATACCAAACTGATTAACCTGCCAAAACGAATAGCTttgtttaacttttatttccttttaactcCTTTAGTCTTGTGTGTTGTTGTGGAAAATTGTTTCTTGTTATGATTACTCGTTCTCTTGTTCTTTTTCTCTTCACTGGCATATGTGGTTCGtaaaatgtattttaatttttggtCACAGAGCATGATTGGTAGAAGAATGTTGGAACTCCAACTTAGAAGGCTTGGTGTTTTTGGAGCAGAAGAAACTATTTGCTCACATCCAAATTTTGATGACGGCTTTAAGATATGTGAGTTAATTCATGTTGTCTAGTTGTTCCGAGAATAGTAAAATTCCATATATGCCTACTATTGTTAGCATGATTGTACAAAATTTTGATATTCAGATTCTTTTCTACTATTCTTTTATCTTCAGTGTGGGCTAATCACGGGGATGACATAAGCATACAATATTCTGGAACTCCTGCTTTAAAAGGGGATTTTGTCAGGTACTTGTCCGCGATTCTAATGCATTCCTTTACCATATTTGTTCAAAACCAGCTGCAAATAGCTCCCGAGTTTATCCTGAAATGAGGTTTGCAAATGCGTAGATGCATGTTTATttcaagtatttttttttatcgatgCGTGGTAGAGCATGAATGCTAGTTGGTCAGGCTTTTTTGTGTATGTATGTGCGCGTCTAAAGCTAGAGATTGGTCTAATATGGTTatctttttttaaattatgataatATCTATTGGCTTCTCTCAATTAGTATTTTTGTGTGGTGACAGCTCACGAAATTGATCGGTCTTAGGGGTTCAGTTATGGTAATTGAAAGCTTGGAATTAGGATTAGGAGGTCGACTTAGAGTTTATTTGAAAGACAAAAGTCCTCCATTTGGATTATTAATCCTTGAGTGGGAGCAGTGTAATATGAAATAGAACACGAAAAACTAATAAGAAACTCCctaaaaaaagtgtaaaaatccaaattcttattaaaaaaatgcTACAAATACAACCAAACTTTAATCTGGACTAAGTCTGGCTGACGATGTGGATCCCACTTTTTCAATCATCAATCTCTTGAAAGATCTAGAAGTTGGAGATCATTTTTTATAACTTTCATGATTTATATCGAAGTAGGAGTTTTTAATGCTTTTCTTGACGACATCATCTGTGTATGTGTCTGTGGCTGCTGATAAACTGCATCATTTTCATGTTCGGTGAACTTAGAAGACAAATTACATGATTGAGTTCCTTGAGAAAATTTACTTGATCTTTTCCACTTTCCTGTTGGCAGCCTTTTGGAGACCTTATGTTTGttgcatagttattaaaggcgcgtaCCAGGCGCAGGCCTTAGCGCCATGACGCGCCAAGGGGCAGGTGCGTCTTGGTGACATAGGGCAGTTACAGGCAGTTTTATGGTTTTTTTGACAGTTATATATCTGGAACAAGTGTTCTGAAGGGTcccaaatgagaaaaaaaacaaatattaaaaaggaaGAGAGAGATTATACGTTTGGAGTCTTATTATAAGAGGAAGAAGTTCAGTAGAACAAAACACATTAAAGGAATTCAAACAGAAACAAAGCAGCCAAGGTGAATTCGCATTCAACAGGAGTGATGaatttggagagttttgatCAGGAGTAGAACTTAGGATTTAGTATTCAACTTTAGTTTTCTaacatggggtttattttgcattttaaaatttattcatGCTCAAGAATACTGTtatgatttagtattcattgcattcttatgttagttttatagttttataattttatggTGTGGGCCATCCCGTGCGCcatgcgccaaggctccaggacccctagCGCCTTTTATAACTATGGTGTGTTGGTATAGATGGGTTGCTCATGGTAATTTATGTAATAATTTGAACTACTTCCGTGGTAATTTGTACATTATAGTTTAAGTCATCTCTTCTTCTTAGACTCATTTCCATGTTAAGAAATTGCTGTTGACTTTAGAGAAAAAACTGAAAGATGCAAATTTTTTTGCTCCCATTGACAGATCATTTAGTTTATAATGTGCCATATGAACGTTATAATGTGCTAAAGTATCGATTAGATGAAGCATCTTAGCAcaatattaaacaaaaaaaaggtTGTTGCTTGTAATTGTctattttctctttgaattcTTCGGGTCAAAAAGCTACTTCAATATCTGCAATAGTTGTTATTATGTCTTGTCTATTGGCTTTGGTGACTGCATATTTAAACTTCGGTTGAATTTCAGATGTGGCAAGCGGACAGCCCAAGGAATTGCTAAAGACGGCTGGAACGCCCTTGCTCGTTACTATTTTAATAACTTCTCTGATGGTAAAAAACAGGttagttttttttcttcaaatcaAATTATAAATTGGCAACATTTGTGTGTTTGTGTGATGAACTATGACGAAGTTAAACTCTGCTGCTTGCGAGTTGGGCTACAATCATTTATTAAAACTTCAATGAGCTTATGTGTTTAATGAATTCGGTTTGGTTGgattatcatttatttatttgtgttATAAAAGACCTTACATGACATGCTAAATACTAACTGACCCATTTTGTTCATTTTCGGTATATGAAGGACGCAATTGATCTGTTACATGGACACTACATCGTTTCTGTTAGCCGAGATATGAGCCCTCCGTCACAAACAAGCAGTGGCATTGAGAGCATAGCTGTGAGTACAATTGAAATAAGCATTTAATTTAGCAACAGATTTTGTGCTCCTTCGGATTTTCATTCTCCGTGTTAATAAAGGTTACAACACGGAACATATTCAAATATCAAATCCGTCGTGCTAAATTAATCTCATTGTCAAGCATATTGGTCTAAGAACATTATATTTTCCATGATAATGAATTTGGTTTTCAGCAACAGTTTTTGCTCATGTGCCTCCACCTCTAACCGGAAATTCGTTTTGCAGTCTTTTCCACTGGCTTTATCTCTGGTCTTGATTGGATTCTTTTTTGCCATGATTTCACTTCGACAAGGTGAGTCCGCTCTGATATCTTGCAATTCCAGTAACCATGTTTACTAAATCTCATCATCCCATGTAATTTAACTTGTTAGAAGCAATCTGTGTTGGATGTTCATTGTTTTGGTTTTAGCAGATAGATACACATTGACTCAGTTATTTATTGACAATACAAAAACTTCCCCTGATTCTAACACCCGAAAAGCACTCACGAGTACTTTATTCGACTCACGAGTTGGACTAAATTGGTCCAAACTGAATGGTGACGCGGATTGAATTGATTGTTAGGCAATAAAAGCTAAAATTGTCACTTGATTTTATTGATCTATGAAGTTGAATATGCTTCTTATACTATCATCTGCAGATCTTGGTTTCCAAGGAAGTGTAGTGTCGTAATTGTGCTATATTACTATATGCACGATTATATCTGAtataaatgcaataaaaatgaaaatcgTATCAAACTTGTCATTTTTTACTGTAAATTTGCAAGGAAGTGCCGTGTCATAATCGTGCTATATTATCTATATACTCCAAACGAttatatgtataatataaatgcaaTTACAGTGAAAATCATAATGAAAGTTGTTTTTTTAACTGTAAATTGTGTtatcgtgtcagaaattgcagTTCTCAgccgtttttttttcttctggtGTAACGTTTATCGACTTTGTATGCAGTTCGATATGATATGAAGCACTTATTCTTCTCAATAATGTGGACAAGCCTTGCTGTTGGAATCGCAACATTCGTGAGGGCGAATGGACGGGTCTTCTGCAACCGGCCACGTCTGCATAAGCCTCGCCATTGATTTACAGATTAAGAATGCATGCTCACACTCCAATCCAgcaaacataaatatttttttgttgtGAAATCATTTGGTACAttaattctttttattattcTACTTCTACTTCcacattctttttctttttttttgttttgtttctatGTATAACCACACCTTGTTCTTAAAAGGGTATACGAACGGAAATCATTTTGCAAACTTCAACATTTTTGTATCAAAGCCATCATAGAATGGCCAAGTTTGTTTATTAGCTTACCATCTTCATGTGGTCATTTTGTTTATTAATGCCAATATATTATTTACTAACTTTCATCTGCAAGTagaattcattattattattattattttcttgaaTTTGGTTAGTTGGTTTAAAGAGAGAAGTTTAGAAACAATAaatgaaagagagagaaaataatgtTTTTAATAATGAGAGAAGTCAAAAAGACAAGAAGATGATGGAAGGGTATTAAGCATGTACAGTGGAGGTTACCTCACTTGccaaatatacaaaaataactCATACAAATAACATACTATTGTACTACTCTCTTACTTTCAATTTTTGTAGGACACTATACATttacttaattaatatataattaataatatttactcaacataatAATTTTTACCCAACACAATATTTATTCAACAAAATAATTACCTCAATactaaatatattataaaaatcataaaacaaCTTAATTTAAATACATAACATTACataaaacataattaatgacattacaaatcaaataaaaaaaacaataacatcaacaacaacaacaacaacaacaacaacaacaaagccttagtcccgaaatgattcggggtcggctaacatgaaccatcatataaaaccgtgaaaatcaagtcgtgtcagcgacacagattcgctccctccactccgtcctatccactaccatattttcctcaattctcagtaaactcatatcactctcgatcaccttcctccaagtttgcttaggtcttcccctacccctcaccactacatccatttgccactcttcggttctcctaaccggcgcatcaagcgctctacgtctcacatggccaaaccaccttagtcggttttctctcattttattctcaatagatgtgacccctacttttgtcctaattatttcattacgcacccggtcctttctcgtatgaccacacatccatctcaacatacgcatctccgccaccgacatcttatggatgtggcagtgtttcactgtccaacactccgtaccatataacaatgctggtctaattgccgttcggtagaatttttccttcaatctattaggcatgccgggatcacaaaggaaacccgtagcactcttccacttcgcccaaccagctttaatcctatgagcaacatctccat includes these proteins:
- the LOC136208796 gene encoding phosphoinositide phosphatase SAC7-like, with the translated sequence MMERAESGQKLYTRMRLWELPDEYVIEPTDGSSGSPLSVSRIDGSMKLSDGVPESSSLRVPKIKTIFGVVGMLKLVAGSYLIVITERECVGSYLGHPIFKVTALKILPCDHSVKDSPAGQKKVETEFSGLLNVAERTSGLYFSYDTNLTLSAQRLHDLGDESKLLPLWRQAEPRFLWNNYMLELLIDNKLDPYLLPVIQGSFHNFQAAIGKDIIEVTLIARRCTRRNGTRMWRRGADADGYVANFVESEQIVQMNGYIASFVQVRGSMPFVWEQIVDLTYKPKFEIVRPEDAPKVAERHFLDLRKKYGSVIAVDLVNKHGGEGHLSAKFAEVMQNIASDDVRYLHFDFHQICGHIHFERLSILYEQIVDFLEKCGYLLLNEKGEKMKDQSGVVRTNCIDCLDRTNVTQSMIGRRMLELQLRRLGVFGAEETICSHPNFDDGFKILWANHGDDISIQYSGTPALKGDFVRCGKRTAQGIAKDGWNALARYYFNNFSDGKKQDAIDLLHGHYIVSVSRDMSPPSQTSSGIESIASFPLALSLVLIGFFFAMISLRQVRYDMKHLFFSIMWTSLAVGIATFVRANGRVFCNRPRLHKPRH